Proteins from a genomic interval of Chanodichthys erythropterus isolate Z2021 chromosome 6, ASM2448905v1, whole genome shotgun sequence:
- the LOC137021871 gene encoding uncharacterized protein: MDCVLFTDSLSTLSTPRSASPPTTSLLDVICPAPSPGNPCDVEPQVTLPPAARKPEVPVAPPPAAVLVAPSRPIDLPAPSRLRPSTVPPETLRLTAPPVSLVRPAPPWSVVPPPPQRTYETSSTLSPSTPSATEGSSFPSELPLSLVEPTSPQPSGSPAPPPPIVASTSPGPPRPATSREFASSPSVPRNPPAESPLVVLQMPSVCPSASGLRPLSTRPWTVRSGELWVCASGLPPTLPGDRHPPFITPSPSLRPPL, encoded by the coding sequence ATGGACTGTGTTTTATTTACAGATTCCCTATCGACGCTGTCAACACCTCGCTCAGCCAGTCCTCCTACAACATCGCTGCTGGATGTCATCTGTCCTGCGCCGTCTCCGGGGAACCCCTGTGACGTAGAGCCGCAGGTCACACTCCCACCAGCAGCACGTAAGCCAGAGGTTCCGGTGGCTCCGCCTCCAGCTGCCGTCCTCGTCGCTCCATCTCGGCCCATCGACCTGCCGGCTCCGTCCAGGCTCCGCCCATCTACGGTTCCGCCGGAGACCCTCCGGCTGACGGCTCCTCCGGTCTCCCTCGTCCGGCCGGCTCCCCCTTGGTCAGTCGTCCCTCCTCCTCCGCAACGGACTTACGAGACTTCGTCTACACTCAGTCCCTCCACCCCTTCAGCTACCGAGGGCTCCTCCTTCCCCTCTGAGTTGCCTCTGTCCTTGGTCGAGCCGACGTCACCGCAGCCCTCGGGATCTCCAGCTCCACCTCCGCCGATCGTAGCCAGTACATCGCCGGGGCCTCCTAGACCAGCGACGTCGCGGGAGTTCGCCAGCTCTCCGTCTGTGCCCCGGAATCCACCTGCCGAGTCTCCGCTGGTCGTCCTCCAGATGCCGTCAGTCTGCCCTTCAGCATCTGGACTCCGCCCTTTATCTACTCGGCCGTGGACTGTCAGATCTGGGGAGCTCTGGGTCTGTGCCAGCGGTCTTCCACCTACGCTGCCAGGGGATCGTCATCCTCCCTTCATCACTCCATCACCATCACTCCGGCCACCCCTATGA